One genomic segment of Amycolatopsis granulosa includes these proteins:
- a CDS encoding ROK family protein, with translation MTATIPSDQLDDLVQVLDLVRSGAARTRPELGRRSGLGRTVISQRVGHLMRAGLLEDGELGPSSGGRAPRELRFRSGAGVILTAELGATSINAGLTDLAGSLLAQRTEPADVARGPEPVLAQVGALFDELLAARPDAVVWGVGIGLPGPVEFATGRPSAPPIMPGWDGYPVRDHFARRHHAPVWVDNEVNTMTLGEFRAGVAAGARDYLYVKIGTGIGAGLISGGRLHRGSQGCAGDIGHTAARADTTVVCRCGNIGCLEALAGGAALARDGEAAAKEGRSPVLAERLAAGGVVTAEDVAWAAQNGDRAALELVQRAGRLIGDQLAMLISFFNPSLLLIGGGVAGAGDHLLATIREVIYGRSLPLATRDLRIVRSSLGEKAGVVGAAFMVLDELFTRDRLARWIDAGSPAGLPELAGADGA, from the coding sequence GTGACCGCAACCATCCCGTCCGACCAGCTCGACGATCTGGTCCAGGTGCTCGACCTGGTGCGCTCCGGCGCCGCCCGGACCCGTCCCGAACTGGGCCGCCGGTCCGGGCTGGGACGCACGGTCATCAGCCAGCGGGTCGGCCACCTGATGCGCGCCGGGCTGCTCGAGGACGGCGAGCTCGGCCCCTCCAGCGGTGGCCGTGCGCCGCGCGAACTGCGGTTCCGCTCCGGTGCCGGGGTGATCCTCACCGCCGAACTGGGCGCGACCAGCATCAACGCCGGGCTCACCGACCTGGCCGGGAGCCTGCTCGCCCAGCGCACCGAGCCCGCCGACGTCGCGCGCGGACCCGAACCGGTACTGGCCCAGGTCGGCGCGTTGTTCGACGAGCTGCTGGCCGCCCGCCCGGACGCGGTCGTGTGGGGCGTCGGCATCGGGCTGCCCGGGCCGGTGGAGTTCGCCACCGGCCGTCCGAGCGCACCGCCGATCATGCCGGGCTGGGACGGCTACCCGGTCCGGGACCACTTCGCGCGGCGGCACCACGCGCCGGTGTGGGTGGACAACGAGGTCAACACGATGACGCTGGGCGAGTTCCGGGCGGGCGTGGCGGCCGGGGCCCGCGACTACCTCTACGTGAAGATCGGCACCGGGATCGGCGCCGGGCTGATCTCCGGCGGCCGCCTGCACCGCGGCAGCCAGGGCTGCGCCGGGGACATCGGGCACACCGCCGCCCGCGCCGACACCACGGTCGTGTGCCGGTGCGGCAACATCGGCTGCCTGGAAGCACTCGCGGGTGGCGCGGCCCTGGCCCGCGACGGTGAGGCGGCGGCGAAGGAGGGCCGCAGCCCGGTCCTGGCCGAGCGGCTCGCTGCCGGTGGCGTGGTGACCGCGGAGGACGTGGCGTGGGCCGCGCAGAACGGCGACCGGGCGGCGCTGGAGCTGGTCCAGCGCGCCGGGCGGCTGATCGGCGACCAGCTGGCGATGCTGATCAGCTTCTTCAACCCGTCGCTGCTGCTGATCGGCGGCGGGGTGGCCGGCGCGGGCGACCACCTGCTCGCCACGATCCGCGAGGTGATCTACGGCCGGTCGCTGCCCCTGGCGACGCGGGACCTGCGGATCGTGCGCTCGTCGCTGGGCGAGAAGGCCGGCGTGGTGGGCGCGGCGTTCATGGTGCTGGACGAGCTGTTCACCCGCGACCGGCTGGCGCGCTGGATCGACGCGGGCAGTCCGGCGGGGCTGCCCGAGCTGGCCGGGGCCGACGGGGCCTGA
- the dhaL gene encoding dihydroxyacetone kinase subunit DhaL — protein MDTRAWIERFAAVIDERGTQLTELDRLAGDGDYGTNLRLALAKVRANLYLDDPRTPGAVFTSVSNAFLHTGGTSGPLFGMWFREFAKGLGDEELSARSLSVAATEAEATVRRLGGAEVGHKTMVDAMVPAARALTAAAERNADVETALKDAAQAAQVGALSTEEMLAKRGRASYVGEHARGVVDPGALTVAWFFEAATAA, from the coding sequence GTGGACACTCGGGCGTGGATCGAGCGGTTCGCCGCGGTGATCGACGAGCGCGGCACGCAACTGACCGAACTGGACCGTCTCGCCGGTGACGGCGACTACGGGACCAACCTGCGGCTCGCCCTGGCGAAGGTGCGCGCGAACCTGTACCTGGACGACCCGCGGACGCCCGGCGCGGTGTTCACCTCGGTGTCCAACGCGTTCCTCCACACCGGCGGCACCAGCGGGCCGTTGTTCGGCATGTGGTTCCGCGAGTTCGCCAAGGGCCTGGGCGACGAGGAGCTGTCGGCGCGCAGCCTGAGCGTCGCGGCGACCGAGGCGGAGGCCACCGTCCGCCGTCTCGGCGGTGCCGAGGTGGGTCACAAGACGATGGTCGACGCGATGGTGCCGGCGGCGCGGGCCCTGACCGCCGCGGCCGAGCGGAACGCCGACGTGGAGACCGCCCTGAAGGACGCCGCGCAAGCGGCGCAGGTCGGCGCCCTCTCCACGGAGGAGATGCTGGCCAAACGCGGCCGGGCCAGCTACGTCGGCGAGCACGCCCGCGGCGTCGTGGACCCGGGCGCGCTGACCGTGGCGTGGTTCTTCGAGGCCGCCACCGCCGCGTGA
- a CDS encoding Gfo/Idh/MocA family oxidoreductase gives MSEPLRAGIIGAGFIGAVHARAVRTLGQDLVAVAASTPARSRQAAAELGARTAVDSAAELAAAPEVDVVHICTPNALHAPLTRIALAAGKHVVLEKPVGMSTAEVADLRQRWRDTDRVVAVPFAYRFYPVVREMRQRLGGARIRLVHGGYLQDWLSRDTDTNWRVRSELGGPSRAFGDIGVHWCDLAEFVTGQRIARVHAVLPRAVPVRAGSEVDTEDAALVQFETGQGVFGSAVISQISPGRRNELQLRVDTPDAEYAFDQQDPEILWMGRRDGTRILHRGDPALGPDATARNLVPAGHPQGYLDSFTGFVADAYAAMRGEKPDGLPTLADGARAAAITEAVLASAARRDWVDVTPG, from the coding sequence GTGAGCGAGCCGTTGCGCGCCGGGATCATCGGTGCGGGCTTCATCGGAGCCGTGCACGCCCGTGCGGTGCGCACCCTGGGCCAGGACCTGGTCGCGGTCGCCGCCTCCACCCCCGCGCGGTCCCGGCAGGCCGCGGCGGAACTGGGCGCCCGCACGGCCGTCGACAGCGCCGCGGAGCTCGCGGCCGCGCCGGAGGTCGACGTGGTGCACATCTGCACCCCGAACGCGCTGCACGCCCCGCTCACCCGCATCGCGCTCGCCGCAGGCAAGCACGTGGTGCTGGAGAAGCCGGTGGGCATGAGCACCGCCGAGGTGGCCGACCTCCGGCAGCGCTGGCGCGACACCGACCGGGTGGTGGCCGTCCCGTTCGCCTACCGCTTCTACCCGGTCGTGCGTGAGATGCGGCAGCGGCTGGGCGGGGCGCGGATCCGCCTCGTCCACGGCGGCTACCTGCAGGACTGGCTCTCCCGCGACACCGATACGAACTGGCGCGTGCGGTCGGAGCTGGGCGGCCCGTCCCGCGCGTTCGGCGACATCGGCGTGCACTGGTGCGATCTGGCGGAGTTCGTCACCGGGCAGCGGATCGCGCGGGTGCACGCCGTCCTGCCGCGTGCCGTGCCGGTGCGCGCCGGGTCCGAAGTGGACACCGAGGACGCGGCGCTGGTGCAGTTCGAGACCGGCCAGGGCGTATTCGGCTCCGCCGTGATCAGCCAGATCTCCCCGGGCCGCCGCAACGAGCTCCAGCTGCGCGTCGACACGCCGGACGCCGAGTACGCCTTCGACCAGCAGGATCCGGAAATCCTGTGGATGGGCCGCCGGGACGGCACGCGCATCCTGCACCGCGGCGACCCCGCGCTCGGCCCGGACGCCACGGCCCGCAACCTCGTCCCCGCCGGTCACCCGCAGGGTTACCTCGACTCCTTCACCGGTTTCGTCGCCGACGCCTACGCCGCGATGCGCGGCGAGAAGCCCGACGGGCTGCCGACGCTGGCGGACGGGGCGCGCGCCGCGGCGATCACCGAGGCGGTCCTGGCGTCCGCGGCCCGTCGCGACTGGGTGGACGTCACGCCCGGCTGA
- a CDS encoding oxygenase MpaB family protein, which translates to MSGYWLRRIARCDPERDHQEIYRISIGFEFPWDYQRALEFALFRTYCVPSISHLLAATGEFEKRPQKRYDDTAVLMAELAEHGYDSPRGREALSTINRMHGRYRIGNDDMRYVLSTFVYDPVDWIDQFGWRRLHENERLAAYFYFREVGRRMGIKDIPGDFDAFREFKDAYEEANFVHSPDNHRIGRYTVDLFCSWFPKPVRPAVALGVRSLLDERMLAAFGFGPAPAWAGRAVRAGLRARAALVRPLPRRRKSKLLHSKVRSYPGYPTGYSPSDLGAAGPAADIDPALLRRRSR; encoded by the coding sequence ATGAGCGGGTACTGGTTGCGCCGGATCGCGCGGTGCGACCCGGAGCGGGACCACCAGGAGATCTACCGGATCTCCATCGGCTTCGAGTTCCCCTGGGACTACCAGCGGGCGCTGGAGTTCGCCCTGTTCCGGACCTACTGCGTGCCGAGCATCTCGCACCTGCTCGCCGCGACCGGCGAGTTCGAGAAGCGGCCGCAGAAGCGCTACGACGACACCGCCGTGCTGATGGCGGAACTGGCCGAGCACGGGTACGACTCACCACGGGGCCGGGAAGCGCTGAGCACGATCAACCGGATGCACGGCCGGTACCGCATCGGCAACGACGACATGCGGTACGTGCTGTCGACGTTCGTCTACGACCCGGTCGACTGGATCGACCAGTTCGGGTGGCGGCGGCTGCACGAGAACGAACGGCTGGCCGCGTACTTCTACTTCCGCGAGGTCGGCCGGCGCATGGGGATCAAGGACATTCCCGGCGACTTCGACGCGTTCCGCGAGTTCAAGGACGCCTACGAGGAGGCGAACTTCGTCCACTCGCCGGACAACCACCGGATCGGCCGGTACACGGTGGACCTGTTCTGCTCCTGGTTCCCGAAGCCGGTCCGCCCCGCCGTGGCGCTGGGGGTGCGCAGCCTGCTGGACGAGCGGATGCTCGCGGCGTTCGGATTCGGTCCGGCCCCGGCCTGGGCCGGCCGCGCGGTGCGGGCCGGGCTGCGCGCCCGGGCTGCGCTGGTGCGGCCGCTGCCGCGACGCCGCAAGTCCAAGCTGCTGCACTCGAAGGTGCGCAGCTACCCCGGCTACCCCACCGGGTACTCGCCGTCGGACCTCGGTGCCGCCGGGCCGGCGGCGGACATCGATCCGGCCCTGCTGCGCCGCCGGTCCCGCTGA
- a CDS encoding TetR/AcrR family transcriptional regulator, with the protein MEPTSLRTYGGVAGEDRRAERRAQLLEAGLELLGTREGDRNLTVRGVCRRAGLAARYFYENFADRDALAVAVHDRVVESIAATTLDAVRNAPGDARAKIHAGLSRLVRSIAEDPRTGFLLFSPALHDTVLAERRAAAARWFAVLLGLQAREFYGMPSTARLDLFAEMLVGGLSQALTSWLAGTLPLSEEDLVAHCTEVFLAVSRIADTAG; encoded by the coding sequence GTGGAACCGACATCGCTGCGCACCTACGGCGGCGTCGCGGGCGAGGACCGGCGGGCCGAGCGCCGCGCGCAGCTCCTCGAAGCCGGCCTGGAGCTGCTCGGCACGCGCGAGGGCGACCGGAACCTCACCGTGCGGGGTGTGTGCCGGCGGGCCGGACTGGCCGCGCGGTACTTCTACGAGAACTTCGCCGACCGGGACGCGCTCGCCGTGGCGGTCCACGACCGGGTGGTCGAGAGCATCGCCGCGACGACCCTCGACGCCGTCCGGAACGCGCCCGGCGACGCCCGGGCCAAGATCCACGCCGGGCTGAGCCGGCTGGTCCGCTCGATCGCCGAGGACCCGCGCACGGGCTTCCTGCTGTTCTCCCCGGCGCTGCACGACACCGTCCTGGCCGAGCGGCGGGCCGCCGCCGCGCGCTGGTTCGCCGTGCTGCTGGGCCTGCAGGCACGCGAGTTCTACGGAATGCCCTCCACCGCGCGGCTGGACCTGTTCGCCGAGATGCTGGTCGGCGGGCTGTCGCAGGCGCTGACCTCGTGGCTGGCCGGCACCCTCCCACTGTCCGAAGAGGACCTCGTGGCGCACTGCACCGAGGTTTTCCTGGCCGTGTCGCGGATCGCGGACACGGCTGGGTAG
- a CDS encoding M20 family metallopeptidase, whose amino-acid sequence MTDVRALHEWVRGHRAQMIGDLAACTGLETPSTDRLLLEAGLSWLDGWVRARLGEPSSVQVTGGGRFGDVRVYDYAGSDAAPVLLLCHYDTVWPPGTLAHWPFTVDGDRATGPGVFDMKAGLVQAVWALRALDAAGLPRPPVRLLLNGDEEIGSPVSRPVIESAAAGVRAALVFEAAAGGGVKTARKGVGIYRVTTTGVAAHAGLDPAKGASAVDEIARVVLALHGLTDPAAGTTVNVGVISGGTRGNVIAGSASAEVDVRVSTAAEAGRIEAALAALTAADPRATVTVAGGWNRPPMERSAGIAGLFALARGLAAQLGVPLRECAVGGASDGNFVAALGVPVLDGVGAVGDGAHARHEHISVAGMLERTALAAAVLTELDGPAGAHPPPGKARPRGESR is encoded by the coding sequence GTGACCGATGTGCGGGCGTTGCACGAGTGGGTGCGGGGACACCGCGCGCAGATGATCGGCGACCTGGCCGCCTGCACCGGTCTGGAGACGCCGAGCACCGACCGGCTGCTGCTGGAGGCCGGCCTGTCCTGGCTGGACGGCTGGGTGCGCGCGCGGCTGGGCGAGCCGTCGTCGGTGCAGGTCACCGGGGGCGGCCGGTTCGGCGACGTCCGGGTGTACGACTACGCGGGCTCGGACGCGGCGCCGGTGCTGTTGCTGTGCCACTACGACACCGTGTGGCCGCCAGGGACCCTCGCGCACTGGCCGTTCACAGTGGACGGTGACCGGGCGACCGGGCCGGGCGTGTTCGACATGAAGGCCGGGCTGGTCCAGGCGGTGTGGGCACTGCGGGCGCTGGATGCGGCGGGCCTGCCGCGTCCGCCGGTGCGGCTGCTGCTCAACGGCGACGAGGAGATCGGCAGCCCGGTGTCGCGGCCGGTGATCGAGTCGGCGGCGGCCGGGGTGCGGGCGGCGCTGGTGTTCGAGGCGGCGGCGGGCGGCGGGGTGAAGACGGCACGCAAGGGCGTCGGGATCTACCGGGTCACCACGACGGGCGTGGCGGCGCACGCCGGGCTCGACCCGGCCAAGGGCGCGAGCGCGGTGGACGAGATCGCCCGCGTGGTGCTCGCGCTGCACGGCCTGACCGATCCGGCGGCCGGGACGACGGTGAACGTGGGCGTGATCTCCGGCGGCACCCGGGGCAACGTGATCGCCGGGTCGGCCTCCGCCGAGGTCGACGTGCGGGTGTCCACCGCCGCGGAGGCCGGGCGGATCGAGGCGGCGCTGGCCGCGCTGACAGCCGCCGACCCGCGCGCGACCGTGACCGTGGCGGGCGGGTGGAACCGTCCGCCGATGGAGCGGTCCGCGGGGATCGCCGGGCTGTTCGCGCTGGCGCGCGGGCTGGCGGCGCAGCTGGGGGTCCCGCTGCGGGAGTGCGCGGTCGGCGGCGCCAGCGACGGCAACTTCGTGGCCGCGCTGGGCGTTCCGGTGCTCGACGGCGTGGGCGCCGTCGGCGACGGAGCCCACGCACGGCACGAGCACATCAGCGTGGCCGGGATGCTGGAGCGGACCGCACTGGCGGCGGCCGTGCTGACCGAACTGGACGGACCGGCCGGTGCTCACCCGCCGCCGGGGAAGGCGCGGCCCCGCGGGGAGAGCCGGTAG
- a CDS encoding oxygenase MpaB family protein: MPRAATTRLGDAVLGAGLLAGSANVIMQLAHPSVGQGVVESRVAGGNLYRHPVRRSRTTVTYLAVAALGTEEERRAYRRAVNAAHARVRSTAASPVSYHAFDPKLQLWVAACLYRGLEDVHEAFLGPLADPDGELYRSSAVLGTTLQVRQDMWPPDRAAFEEYWRTAVERISIGPEVREYLMGIAELKFLPGVVSRALGPFHRFVTTGFLPARFRDEMQLGWTSRDQRRFDRLCRAVAVAVRSSPRPVRAFPFNACLWDLRRRLRTGRSLV; the protein is encoded by the coding sequence ATGCCCCGGGCCGCCACCACCCGCCTCGGCGACGCCGTGCTCGGCGCCGGCCTCCTGGCCGGTTCCGCGAACGTGATCATGCAGCTCGCGCACCCGTCGGTCGGCCAGGGTGTGGTGGAGAGCCGCGTGGCCGGCGGGAACCTGTACCGGCACCCGGTCAGGCGGAGCCGGACCACGGTGACCTACCTGGCCGTCGCCGCGCTCGGCACCGAGGAGGAGCGCCGGGCCTACCGCAGGGCGGTCAACGCCGCACATGCCCGTGTCCGCTCCACCGCGGCCAGCCCGGTGTCCTACCACGCCTTCGACCCGAAGCTGCAACTGTGGGTCGCCGCGTGCCTGTACCGGGGGCTCGAGGACGTCCACGAGGCGTTCCTCGGCCCGCTGGCGGACCCGGACGGCGAGCTCTACCGGAGTTCGGCCGTCCTGGGCACGACGCTGCAGGTCCGGCAGGACATGTGGCCGCCGGACCGGGCGGCGTTCGAGGAGTACTGGCGCACGGCGGTCGAGCGGATCTCGATCGGCCCCGAGGTGCGCGAGTACCTGATGGGGATCGCGGAGCTGAAGTTCCTGCCCGGGGTCGTCAGCCGGGCGCTCGGGCCGTTCCACCGGTTCGTCACCACCGGGTTCCTGCCCGCCCGCTTCCGGGACGAGATGCAGCTCGGCTGGACATCCCGTGACCAGCGCCGGTTCGACCGGCTGTGCCGGGCGGTCGCGGTCGCGGTGCGGTCCTCGCCCCGGCCGGTGCGGGCGTTCCCGTTCAACGCCTGCCTGTGGGACCTGCGGCGCCGTCTGCGCACCGGCCGCTCGCTGGTCTGA
- a CDS encoding SAM-dependent methyltransferase, which produces MASSPSQVPVGVDPTRPSIARIYDGFLGGKDHYEVDRAVMRKINEAVPEAVDIARGNRGFLNRACRFLANQTTLGQYLDCGSGLPTAENTHQIVQRANPEATVVYVDNDPVVLAHGRALLEENEFVHMTEADIFDPSKVLDNEVVRRHIDFAEPLVLLHVGTMHHFEGDGAAAVMRRYIDALPSGSYVVFSHFFDPEVPELTEVAKRIENILVHGPMGAGRFRTRAEILEMLSGLELVKPNAVSEPGLAACDEWWPDGPRLAPLSLAAQCIVGAVGRKP; this is translated from the coding sequence ATGGCTTCTTCGCCCAGCCAGGTGCCCGTCGGTGTCGACCCGACCCGGCCCAGCATCGCCCGCATCTATGACGGCTTCCTCGGTGGCAAGGACCACTACGAGGTCGACCGCGCGGTCATGCGGAAGATCAACGAGGCGGTCCCGGAAGCGGTCGACATCGCCCGCGGCAACCGCGGCTTCCTCAACCGGGCCTGCCGGTTCCTGGCCAACCAGACCACGCTGGGCCAGTACCTCGACTGCGGTTCCGGGCTGCCCACCGCGGAGAACACCCACCAGATCGTGCAGCGCGCGAACCCCGAGGCGACCGTGGTCTACGTGGACAACGATCCGGTCGTCCTCGCCCACGGCCGCGCGCTGCTCGAGGAGAACGAGTTCGTCCACATGACCGAGGCGGACATCTTCGATCCGTCGAAGGTCCTGGACAACGAGGTCGTGCGGCGCCACATCGATTTCGCCGAGCCGCTGGTGCTGCTGCACGTCGGCACCATGCACCACTTCGAGGGCGACGGTGCGGCCGCCGTCATGCGCCGCTACATCGATGCGCTGCCGTCGGGTTCCTACGTGGTGTTCTCGCACTTCTTCGACCCCGAGGTGCCGGAACTGACCGAGGTGGCCAAGCGGATCGAGAACATCCTGGTCCACGGGCCGATGGGTGCCGGGCGGTTCCGCACCCGCGCGGAGATCCTGGAGATGCTGTCCGGGCTCGAGCTGGTCAAGCCGAACGCGGTGTCCGAGCCGGGCCTGGCGGCGTGCGACGAGTGGTGGCCGGACGGCCCGCGCCTGGCGCCGCTCAGCCTTGCCGCGCAGTGCATCGTCGGGGCGGTCGGCCGCAAACCGTAA
- a CDS encoding MAB_1171c family putative transporter, with translation MSPADLATAGTDVLVAGTLVLWAALVVRAPAALRSPPRRRMLIALASLATSITIALDPVAGLLERAFRPGTSCGIVTNVWGVISSALILDFVLAATSRRRPLLVYGGAAVAGTTLVLLTTGAATTGCVTPADAPWFGLFWWLLCLAHVLGTGPAAVLCARYARRATTRPLRAGLSMLTAGFASSTVFWGVVVPAYLVTLSPWLGAAFSLNAGLTAWIMALGVALPQLLRMHRAAGDRRTARRLEPVWRRLVTSVPHVHLPESGHWASDLRLYRRIIEIRDAILVLADYAGADTIEAARAHVRGRRGAEALAAACWLPLAQAAKARGEAPRAAAAATNESGTEWADEVAFALTLAEHWDSPLVRAFRQEPQRQR, from the coding sequence GTGAGCCCGGCGGACCTGGCGACCGCCGGCACGGACGTGCTCGTTGCCGGCACCCTCGTGCTGTGGGCGGCGCTGGTCGTGCGCGCCCCGGCCGCCCTGCGCTCGCCGCCGCGGCGGCGCATGCTGATCGCGCTCGCGAGCCTCGCCACGTCGATCACCATCGCCCTCGATCCGGTGGCCGGGCTGCTCGAGCGCGCCTTCCGGCCCGGCACCAGCTGCGGGATCGTGACGAACGTCTGGGGCGTCATCAGCTCCGCCCTCATCCTCGACTTCGTCCTGGCCGCCACCTCCCGCCGCCGCCCGCTGCTCGTCTACGGCGGCGCGGCCGTAGCCGGCACCACCTTGGTGCTGCTCACCACCGGCGCCGCCACGACGGGCTGCGTCACCCCGGCCGATGCGCCCTGGTTCGGCCTGTTCTGGTGGCTGCTGTGCCTGGCGCACGTCCTGGGCACCGGCCCGGCCGCCGTGCTGTGCGCCCGGTACGCGCGGCGCGCCACGACGCGGCCGCTGCGCGCCGGGTTGTCCATGCTCACCGCGGGGTTCGCCTCGTCCACGGTGTTCTGGGGCGTGGTCGTGCCCGCCTACCTGGTGACCCTGTCCCCGTGGCTGGGCGCGGCGTTCTCCCTCAACGCCGGCCTCACCGCGTGGATCATGGCGCTCGGTGTGGCGTTGCCGCAGCTGCTGCGGATGCACCGCGCCGCCGGCGACCGCCGGACGGCGCGGCGGCTGGAACCGGTGTGGCGGCGGCTGGTCACCTCGGTGCCGCACGTCCACCTGCCGGAGAGCGGTCACTGGGCGAGCGACCTGCGGCTGTACCGGCGGATCATCGAGATCCGGGACGCGATCCTGGTCCTGGCCGACTACGCGGGCGCGGACACGATCGAGGCGGCCCGTGCGCACGTGCGCGGCCGGCGCGGCGCGGAAGCCCTCGCCGCCGCCTGCTGGCTACCGCTCGCCCAGGCGGCGAAGGCACGCGGGGAGGCACCCCGGGCGGCCGCGGCCGCGACGAACGAGTCGGGCACGGAGTGGGCCGACGAGGTCGCCTTCGCCCTCACCCTCGCCGAGCACTGGGACTCCCCGCTGGTGCGGGCGTTCCGCCAGGAGCCGCAACGTCAGCGGTAG
- a CDS encoding IclR family transcriptional regulator, whose translation MIQSVDRAVRVLAVLQAERRLSLSEIAARLGLAPSTVHGIIKTLQAHGLVLQDRDSARYRLGPAVLKLGNVYLDTLELRSRALTWAAELARTTGCAVRTGVLLPGEVMIVHHEPRPDGSRQMPEVGIVIPAHASALGKAMLAWSPDLAPEPLRSMTRDTITDPDELAGHLERIRGEALATEVEEAVIGECGVAAPIFDAGQDVAGAIGVVVPMTDWPPGPAVDGAVREAARAISRELGAPGWPGRA comes from the coding sequence ATGATCCAGTCCGTCGACCGGGCGGTCCGCGTGCTCGCCGTGCTGCAGGCGGAACGGCGGTTGAGCCTGTCCGAGATCGCGGCCCGGCTCGGGCTCGCGCCGTCCACCGTGCACGGGATCATCAAGACGCTCCAGGCGCACGGCCTGGTGCTACAGGACCGCGACTCGGCCCGCTACCGGCTCGGGCCCGCGGTGCTCAAGCTGGGCAACGTCTACCTCGACACCCTCGAACTCCGCTCCCGCGCGCTGACCTGGGCCGCGGAGCTGGCGCGCACCACCGGGTGCGCGGTGCGGACCGGGGTCCTGCTGCCGGGCGAGGTGATGATCGTGCACCACGAACCGCGCCCGGACGGTTCCCGCCAGATGCCCGAGGTCGGGATCGTCATCCCGGCCCACGCGAGCGCGCTCGGCAAGGCGATGCTGGCCTGGTCCCCCGATCTCGCGCCGGAGCCGTTGCGCAGCATGACCCGGGACACCATCACCGACCCGGACGAACTGGCCGGGCACCTGGAGCGGATCCGCGGCGAGGCGCTCGCGACCGAGGTGGAGGAGGCGGTGATCGGCGAGTGCGGCGTGGCCGCGCCGATCTTCGACGCCGGACAGGACGTGGCCGGCGCGATCGGCGTCGTGGTGCCGATGACCGACTGGCCGCCCGGACCGGCCGTCGACGGCGCGGTGCGCGAGGCCGCCCGGGCGATCTCCCGGGAACTGGGCGCGCCGGGCTGGCCGGGACGGGCATGA
- a CDS encoding dihydroxyacetone kinase subunit DhaK — protein sequence MAVRQLVNDPDDFVREALEGLQRVHPDLIRYHEDPAYVVRAQQSDKVALVSGGGSGHEPLHTGFVGTGMLDAAVPGAVFASPTAYQIRAAIGAADRGRGVLLIVKNYTGDVLNFRIAAELAAEDGIQVRTVLVDDDLATDGQEDGAPGRRGTAAVVAVEKICGAAAENGASLDEVAALGERIVSSARTMALALAACTQPGQDKPSFDLPDGEIEFGVGIHGEHGIGRRPYAPVRELVADLTKPIVAALGLDRGDRVIAIVNGLGSTHGLELSVVHRELSVFLDGLGVRIGRALVGSYVTALDMRGCSITLLRADDELLALWDSPVATPALTW from the coding sequence ATGGCAGTACGCCAACTCGTGAATGATCCGGACGACTTCGTGCGGGAGGCGCTGGAGGGGCTCCAGCGGGTCCATCCAGACCTGATCCGGTACCACGAGGACCCGGCGTACGTGGTCCGGGCGCAGCAGTCGGACAAGGTCGCGCTGGTCTCCGGCGGTGGCTCCGGGCACGAGCCGCTGCACACCGGGTTCGTCGGCACGGGCATGCTCGACGCCGCGGTCCCCGGGGCGGTCTTCGCCAGCCCGACCGCGTACCAGATCCGGGCGGCGATCGGCGCGGCCGACCGCGGCCGCGGTGTGCTGCTGATCGTCAAGAACTACACCGGGGACGTGCTGAACTTCCGGATAGCAGCCGAACTCGCCGCGGAGGACGGCATCCAGGTGCGGACCGTCCTCGTGGACGACGACCTCGCCACCGACGGCCAGGAGGACGGCGCACCCGGGCGGCGTGGCACGGCCGCGGTGGTCGCGGTGGAGAAGATCTGCGGTGCGGCAGCCGAGAACGGCGCCTCGCTCGACGAGGTCGCGGCGCTCGGGGAGCGGATCGTGAGCTCGGCCCGCACGATGGCGCTGGCGCTGGCCGCGTGCACCCAGCCGGGCCAGGACAAGCCCTCGTTCGACCTGCCGGACGGCGAGATCGAGTTCGGCGTCGGCATCCACGGCGAGCACGGTATCGGCCGCCGTCCCTACGCGCCGGTGCGCGAACTGGTGGCGGACCTGACGAAACCGATCGTGGCCGCGCTCGGGCTGGACCGCGGCGACCGGGTGATCGCGATCGTCAACGGGCTCGGCTCCACGCACGGGCTGGAGCTGTCGGTGGTGCACCGCGAGCTGTCGGTGTTCCTGGACGGGCTCGGTGTCCGCATCGGACGCGCGCTGGTCGGGTCCTACGTGACCGCGCTGGACATGCGGGGCTGCTCGATCACGCTGCTGCGTGCCGACGACGAGCTGCTCGCCCTGTGGGACTCGCCGGTGGCCACCCCGGCCCTGACGTGGTGA
- a CDS encoding cold-shock protein, which produces MAQGTVKWFNAEKGFGFIAQESGPDVFVHYSEIDGNGFRSLEENQQVTFEITQGAKGPQASRVSIV; this is translated from the coding sequence ATGGCACAGGGCACCGTCAAATGGTTCAACGCCGAAAAGGGCTTCGGCTTCATCGCGCAGGAGAGCGGCCCCGACGTCTTCGTCCACTACTCGGAGATCGACGGCAACGGCTTCCGCAGCCTTGAAGAGAACCAGCAGGTGACCTTCGAGATCACCCAGGGCGCCAAGGGCCCCCAGGCGAGCCGGGTCAGCATCGTCTGA